In a single window of the Streptomyces cinnabarinus genome:
- a CDS encoding ABC transporter ATP-binding protein has product MTAVELAGITKRFPGVVANHDIHLTVRKGTVHALVGENGAGKSTLMKILYGMQKPDEGTIAVDGEQVTFSSPADAIVRGIGMVHQHFMLADNLTVLENVVLGSEKLYGIGGRARRKIKELSDRYGLGVRPDLLVEELGVAARQRVEILKVLYRGATTLILDEPTAVLVPQEVDSLFDNLRELKAEGLSVIFISHKLGEVLSVADEITVIRRGTTVGTAVPAETTPRQLAEMMVGSELPTPETAESTVTDRPVITVDKLRLEAPGGKALLDDISFTIHAGEVLGIAGVEGNGQTELVDALIGLKGADSGTIALAEEEITSWTTRKRREQGIGYIPEDRHRHGLLLDAPLWENRILGHVTEKPLAKGVWLDPKAAQEDTRRIVTEYDVRTPGIDVTASSLSGGNQQKLIVGREMSHKPRFLIAAHPTRGVDVGAQAAIWDHIREARREGLAVLLISADLDELIGLSDTLRVIYNGKLVADADPASVTPEQLGSAMTGAATGHLEQDETTEDAPGSSEPGEDEAR; this is encoded by the coding sequence GTGACCGCCGTCGAGCTCGCCGGGATCACGAAGCGATTCCCGGGCGTCGTGGCCAACCACGACATCCACCTCACCGTCCGCAAGGGCACCGTGCACGCCCTCGTCGGCGAGAACGGCGCCGGCAAGTCGACCCTGATGAAGATCCTCTACGGCATGCAGAAGCCGGACGAGGGCACCATCGCGGTCGACGGCGAGCAGGTCACCTTCTCGTCCCCGGCCGACGCCATCGTCCGTGGCATCGGCATGGTCCACCAGCACTTCATGCTCGCCGACAACCTCACGGTCCTGGAGAACGTGGTCCTCGGCAGCGAGAAGCTCTACGGCATCGGCGGCCGGGCCCGTCGCAAGATCAAGGAGCTCTCCGACCGCTACGGCCTCGGGGTGCGCCCCGACCTCCTGGTCGAGGAGCTCGGGGTCGCCGCCCGCCAGCGCGTGGAGATCCTCAAGGTCCTCTACCGCGGCGCCACCACGCTGATCCTCGACGAGCCCACCGCCGTCCTCGTCCCGCAGGAGGTCGACTCGCTCTTCGACAACCTGCGCGAGCTGAAGGCCGAGGGCCTGTCGGTCATCTTCATCTCCCACAAGCTGGGCGAGGTGCTCTCCGTCGCCGACGAGATCACCGTCATCCGCCGCGGCACGACGGTCGGCACGGCCGTCCCCGCCGAGACGACGCCGCGTCAGCTCGCCGAGATGATGGTCGGCAGCGAGCTGCCCACCCCGGAGACCGCCGAGTCCACGGTCACCGACCGCCCGGTCATCACCGTCGACAAGCTGCGCCTCGAAGCCCCGGGCGGCAAGGCCCTGCTGGACGACATCAGCTTCACCATCCACGCGGGCGAGGTCCTGGGCATCGCCGGCGTCGAGGGCAACGGCCAGACCGAGCTGGTCGACGCCCTCATCGGCCTCAAGGGCGCCGACTCCGGCACCATCGCGCTGGCCGAGGAGGAGATCACCTCCTGGACCACCCGTAAGCGCCGCGAGCAGGGCATCGGCTACATCCCCGAGGACCGCCACCGCCACGGCCTGCTCCTGGACGCCCCCCTCTGGGAGAACCGCATCCTGGGCCATGTCACCGAGAAGCCCCTCGCCAAGGGCGTCTGGCTGGACCCGAAGGCGGCCCAGGAGGACACCCGGCGGATCGTGACGGAGTACGACGTCCGTACCCCCGGGATCGACGTCACCGCCTCCTCGCTGTCCGGCGGCAACCAGCAGAAGCTGATCGTCGGCCGCGAGATGAGCCACAAGCCGCGCTTCCTGATCGCCGCCCACCCCACCCGGGGTGTGGACGTCGGCGCGCAGGCCGCGATCTGGGACCACATCCGGGAGGCCCGCCGCGAGGGCCTGGCCGTGCTGCTGATCTCCGCCGACCTCGACGAGCTCATCGGCCTGTCCGACACGCTCCGGGTGATCTACAACGGCAAGCTGGTGGCGGACGCCGACCCGGCGAGCGTCACCCCGGAGCAGCTCGGCTCGGCGATGACCGGTGCCGCCACCGGCCACCTGGAGCAGGACGAAACCACCGAAGACGCCCCTGGGTCTTCCGAGCCCGGCGAAGACGAGGCCCGCTGA
- a CDS encoding ABC transporter permease: MKKFDKERVLLAVAGPVIALAVAFALSSIVLIASGKNPVEPYTLMFEQATYSDIQVLIVNQASMYYIAALAVAIGFRMNLFNIGVDGQYQLAAMMTAIVGAHANLPAVLQVPLLLLTALCTGAFWSGIAGVLKVTRGVSEVVSTIMLNAIATSVIAYLWLPDVFGVKVGNNNTTGEMHESGWIPGFDMGDAGEIYGLVLLAALLGIGYWIVLNRTRFGFDLRASGASESAAAASGVDPKRMVLTAMLISGAIAGLAGLPILLGDTHTYSLNFPTGIGFLGIGIALLGRNSPVGIAFAALLWAWLDKASPELDFHDYDKEIAVIMQGLIVLSVVISYEAVREWGLRRQQRRVGAELAAGHVLGADNNTSKEVAGR, from the coding sequence ATGAAGAAGTTCGACAAGGAGCGCGTGCTCCTCGCGGTGGCCGGACCGGTCATCGCGCTCGCCGTGGCCTTCGCGCTGAGCTCGATCGTGCTCATCGCCTCGGGCAAGAACCCGGTCGAGCCGTACACCCTGATGTTCGAGCAGGCCACGTACTCCGACATCCAGGTGCTGATCGTCAACCAGGCCTCGATGTACTACATCGCGGCCCTCGCGGTGGCCATCGGCTTCCGGATGAACCTGTTCAACATCGGCGTGGACGGCCAGTACCAGCTCGCCGCCATGATGACCGCGATCGTCGGCGCGCACGCGAACCTCCCGGCCGTGCTCCAGGTCCCGCTGCTGCTGCTGACTGCCCTGTGCACCGGCGCCTTCTGGTCCGGCATCGCCGGTGTCCTGAAGGTCACCCGGGGTGTCAGCGAGGTCGTCTCGACGATCATGCTCAACGCGATCGCGACCTCCGTCATCGCCTATCTGTGGCTGCCCGACGTCTTCGGTGTGAAGGTCGGCAACAACAACACCACCGGCGAGATGCACGAGTCCGGCTGGATCCCCGGCTTCGACATGGGCGACGCCGGCGAGATCTACGGCCTGGTCCTGCTCGCCGCGCTGCTCGGCATCGGCTACTGGATCGTCCTCAACCGCACCCGGTTCGGCTTCGACCTGCGCGCCTCCGGCGCCTCCGAGTCGGCCGCGGCGGCCAGCGGTGTCGACCCCAAGCGGATGGTCCTCACCGCCATGCTGATCTCCGGCGCGATCGCGGGCCTCGCCGGCCTGCCGATCCTGCTCGGCGACACTCACACCTACAGCCTGAACTTCCCCACCGGCATCGGCTTCCTCGGCATCGGGATCGCCCTGCTCGGCCGTAACAGCCCGGTCGGCATCGCCTTCGCCGCCCTGCTGTGGGCCTGGCTCGACAAGGCCTCGCCCGAGCTGGACTTCCACGACTACGACAAGGAGATCGCGGTCATCATGCAGGGCCTGATCGTGCTCTCCGTCGTCATCTCCTACGAGGCCGTCCGCGAGTGGGGCCTGCGTCGCCAGCAGCGCCGGGTCGGCGCGGAGCTCGCCGCCGGGCATGTGCTCGGCGCCGACAACAACACTTCGAAGGAGGTGGCCGGCCGATGA
- a CDS encoding ABC transporter permease: MTTPQTSAVDVNQPTLQPTAPTGRRMSWPVLLLVIAGALALTSIVRIITGADGITNVSQMSTALQLAVPIGLAGLGGLWAERAGVVNIGLEGMMILGTWFGAWAGFQWGPWTGVVVGIIGGCIGGILHAIATITFNVNHIVSGVAINILALGVTRYLAPLAFVGHAGGSAKQSPAVDSLGHFTVPGLSDWLRDLNNEGWFFISDVAGLLGGLITNVSWLTLIAIALIPATWWILWRTAFGLRLRSCGENPVAAESLGVNVYKYKYLAVIISGGLAGLGGVFLSIVANPFYLEGQVSGRGYIGLAAMIFGNWMPGGLALGAGLFGYTDSLNLRGGSENVHALLLLGALLLIIGAIWLVVRKKYASSTITAVIGALVFAWYATTNEVPNQVVSATPYVITLIVLALSAQRLRMPKADGLPYRKGQGK; this comes from the coding sequence ATGACCACCCCGCAGACCTCAGCGGTCGACGTCAACCAGCCCACGCTGCAGCCCACGGCGCCCACCGGCCGCCGTATGTCGTGGCCCGTCCTGCTGCTGGTCATCGCCGGAGCCCTGGCGCTGACCTCCATCGTCCGCATCATCACCGGCGCCGACGGCATCACCAACGTCAGCCAGATGTCCACCGCGCTCCAGCTCGCCGTGCCGATCGGCCTCGCGGGTCTCGGCGGTCTGTGGGCCGAGCGGGCGGGCGTCGTCAACATCGGCCTCGAAGGCATGATGATCCTCGGCACCTGGTTCGGCGCCTGGGCCGGTTTCCAGTGGGGCCCCTGGACCGGTGTCGTGGTCGGCATCATCGGCGGCTGCATCGGCGGCATCCTGCACGCGATCGCGACCATCACCTTCAACGTCAACCACATCGTCTCCGGTGTGGCGATCAACATCCTCGCCCTCGGCGTCACCCGCTACCTCGCGCCCCTCGCCTTCGTGGGTCACGCGGGCGGCTCCGCCAAGCAGTCCCCGGCGGTCGACTCGCTCGGCCACTTCACCGTGCCGGGTCTGTCCGACTGGCTCCGGGACCTCAACAACGAGGGCTGGTTCTTCATCTCGGACGTCGCCGGTCTGCTCGGCGGTCTGATCACCAACGTCTCCTGGCTGACCCTGATCGCGATCGCGCTGATCCCGGCCACCTGGTGGATCCTGTGGCGGACGGCCTTCGGTCTGCGGCTGCGCTCCTGCGGTGAGAACCCGGTCGCGGCCGAGTCCCTCGGTGTGAACGTCTACAAGTACAAGTACCTGGCGGTCATCATCTCCGGTGGCCTGGCCGGTCTCGGTGGTGTCTTCCTCTCCATCGTGGCCAACCCCTTCTACCTTGAGGGCCAGGTCTCGGGACGCGGTTACATCGGCCTCGCGGCGATGATCTTCGGCAACTGGATGCCGGGCGGCCTCGCCCTCGGCGCCGGTCTGTTCGGCTACACCGACAGCCTCAACCTGCGCGGCGGCTCGGAGAACGTCCACGCCCTGCTGCTGCTCGGCGCGCTGCTGCTGATCATCGGCGCGATCTGGCTGGTGGTTCGGAAGAAGTACGCCTCCTCGACGATCACCGCGGTCATCGGTGCCCTGGTGTTCGCCTGGTACGCCACGACCAACGAGGTCCCGAACCAGGTCGTCTCGGCCACGCCGTACGTGATCACGCTGATCGTCCTCGCCCTGTCGGCCCAGCGCCTGCGGATGCCGAAGGCGGACGGTCTGCCGTACCGGAAGGGTCAGGGCAAGTGA
- a CDS encoding cytidine deaminase: MTPAVDWDALREVAREAMSHAYAPYSGFPVGVAALVDDGRTVSGCNVENASYGLGLCAECGMVSELQRTGGGRLTHFTCVNGRGEILVPCGRCRQLLYEFGGAELLLETPAGILPLSEMLPQAFGPDHLAK; the protein is encoded by the coding sequence GTGACGCCCGCGGTCGACTGGGACGCCCTGCGGGAGGTGGCGCGGGAGGCGATGAGCCACGCCTACGCCCCCTACTCGGGCTTCCCGGTCGGCGTCGCGGCCCTGGTCGACGACGGTCGCACGGTCTCCGGCTGCAACGTGGAGAACGCCTCCTACGGCCTCGGCCTGTGCGCCGAGTGCGGGATGGTCTCGGAGCTCCAGCGCACCGGCGGCGGGCGTCTGACGCACTTCACCTGCGTGAACGGCAGGGGCGAGATCCTCGTCCCGTGCGGCCGCTGCCGACAGCTGCTGTACGAGTTCGGCGGAGCGGAACTCCTGCTGGAGACCCCGGCGGGGATCCTCCCCCTCTCGGAGATGCTGCCCCAGGCCTTCGGCCCGGACCATCTCGCCAAGTAA
- a CDS encoding thymidine phosphorylase, producing the protein MAMDAISVIRTKRDRGELSDEQIDWVIDAYTRGEVADYQMAALNMAILLNGMNRGEIARWTAAMIASGERMDFSSLSRPTADKHSTGGVGDKITLPLAPLVAACGAAVPQLSGRGLGHTGGTLDKLESIPGWRALLSNEEMLNVLDTTGAVICAAGDGLAPADKKLYALRDVTGTVEAIPLIASSIMSKKIAEGTGSLVLDVKVGTGAFMKTIEDARELASTMVGLGTDHGVKTVALLTDMSTPLGLTAGNALEVRESVEVLAGGGPADVVELTVALAREMLAAAGIHDADPAKALADGSAMDVWRRMIAAQGGDPDAELPVAREQHVVKAPSSGVLTRLDAYDIGVGAWRLGAGRARKEDPVQAGAGIELHAKPGDTVKEGQPLLTLHTDTPERFEYALQAVEGSYDIAAAGTGFTASPVVLERIA; encoded by the coding sequence ATGGCCATGGATGCCATCTCCGTCATCCGCACCAAGCGGGACCGCGGTGAGCTCAGCGACGAGCAGATCGACTGGGTGATCGACGCGTACACCCGCGGGGAGGTGGCCGATTACCAGATGGCCGCCCTCAACATGGCGATCCTGCTCAACGGCATGAACCGTGGTGAGATCGCCCGCTGGACGGCCGCGATGATCGCCTCCGGCGAGCGCATGGACTTCTCCTCGCTGTCCCGTCCGACGGCGGACAAGCACTCCACGGGCGGCGTCGGCGACAAGATCACCCTGCCCCTGGCGCCCCTGGTCGCGGCGTGCGGCGCGGCCGTCCCGCAGCTCTCGGGCCGCGGCCTCGGCCACACCGGCGGCACGCTGGACAAGCTGGAGTCGATCCCCGGCTGGCGCGCACTGCTGTCGAACGAGGAGATGCTGAACGTCCTCGACACCACCGGCGCGGTGATCTGCGCGGCGGGCGACGGACTGGCCCCCGCGGACAAGAAGCTGTACGCGCTCCGGGACGTCACCGGCACGGTCGAGGCGATCCCTCTGATCGCCTCCTCGATCATGTCGAAGAAGATCGCGGAGGGCACCGGCTCGCTGGTCCTGGACGTGAAGGTGGGCACCGGCGCCTTCATGAAGACCATCGAGGACGCGCGTGAGCTGGCGTCGACGATGGTGGGCCTCGGCACGGACCACGGCGTGAAGACGGTGGCCCTGCTCACCGACATGTCCACCCCTCTCGGCCTCACCGCGGGCAACGCGCTGGAGGTCCGCGAGTCGGTGGAGGTCCTGGCGGGCGGCGGCCCGGCGGACGTGGTGGAGCTGACGGTCGCCCTGGCCCGCGAAATGCTGGCGGCGGCGGGCATCCACGACGCCGACCCGGCGAAGGCCCTGGCCGACGGCTCGGCCATGGACGTCTGGCGCCGCATGATCGCGGCCCAGGGCGGCGACCCGGACGCGGAGCTGCCCGTGGCCCGCGAGCAGCATGTGGTGAAGGCGCCGTCCTCCGGCGTCCTGACCCGCCTCGACGCCTACGACATCGGCGTCGGCGCCTGGCGTCTCGGTGCCGGACGTGCCCGCAAGGAGGACCCGGTCCAGGCGGGCGCGGGCATCGAACTCCACGCCAAGCCCGGCGACACGGTCAAGGAGGGCCAGCCGCTCCTGACCCTCCACACGGACACCCCGGAGCGCTTCGAGTACGCGCTCCAGGCGGTCGAGGGCTCGTACGACATCGCGGCCGCCGGAACCGGCTTCACGGCGTCCCCGGTGGTGCTGGAACGCATCGCCTGA
- a CDS encoding AEC family transporter, whose protein sequence is MQGVLTGFAVIAVVIVAGYVIGRRGHLGEHGREVLTKLAFHVASPALLFTTLADTDLSVIFSSRLLVTALSTAAMAGVFIAVAVTRRWSVGYTTIGALCSSYVNSGNLGIPIAVYVLGDASLVAPVLLFQLVLVAPAAVTVLDLSGEGDKGPLWRRLLTPLRNPIAVGSLSGVAVSATGLSIPAPVLDPLTLIGNMSVPAVLLAFGISLCGSTLPGRGPDRGPVLLSVALKSLGQPAVAWALAAGVFGLRGAPLLDVVVTSALPAAQNLYTYASAYGVGERLARDSILVSTVISVPVLVVVAALLG, encoded by the coding sequence GTGCAGGGGGTGCTGACGGGCTTCGCGGTCATCGCGGTGGTGATCGTGGCCGGGTACGTCATCGGCCGCCGCGGCCATCTCGGGGAGCACGGCCGTGAGGTCCTGACGAAGCTGGCCTTCCATGTGGCCTCCCCCGCCCTGCTCTTCACCACCCTCGCCGACACCGACCTCTCGGTGATCTTCTCCAGCCGCCTGCTGGTCACGGCCCTGAGCACGGCGGCCATGGCGGGGGTCTTCATCGCGGTGGCCGTCACCCGCCGCTGGAGCGTCGGCTACACGACCATCGGCGCCCTGTGCTCCAGCTACGTCAACTCCGGCAACCTCGGCATCCCGATCGCGGTGTACGTCCTCGGTGACGCATCGCTGGTGGCCCCGGTGCTGCTCTTCCAGCTCGTCCTGGTCGCCCCGGCCGCGGTGACGGTCCTGGACCTCTCCGGCGAGGGCGACAAGGGCCCGCTGTGGCGACGGCTCCTCACTCCGCTGCGCAACCCGATCGCGGTGGGTTCCCTGTCCGGCGTGGCGGTCTCGGCGACGGGCCTCAGCATCCCCGCCCCCGTCCTCGACCCGCTCACCCTCATCGGCAACATGTCGGTCCCGGCGGTCCTGCTGGCCTTCGGCATCTCCCTGTGCGGCAGCACGCTCCCCGGCCGCGGCCCGGACCGAGGTCCGGTCCTGCTCTCGGTCGCCCTCAAGTCCCTGGGTCAGCCCGCGGTCGCCTGGGCACTGGCGGCGGGAGTCTTCGGCCTGCGGGGCGCTCCCCTGCTGGACGTGGTGGTGACCTCGGCACTGCCCGCCGCGCAGAACCTCTACACGTACGCATCGGCCTACGGGGTGGGCGAGCGGCTGGCCCGGGACTCGATCCTGGTGTCGACGGTGATCTCGGTGCCGGTGCTGGTGGTCGTGGCGGCGCTGCTCGGCTGA
- a CDS encoding STAS domain-containing protein, with product MSSAGPPGLPDVDAMTPAVLVLAGPVTKDEVTGLCDDVRALLEESGAGVVVCDVGGLGPPGLGAVDLLARLQLAARRCGGRIRLRDPDPGLHALLDLVGLRFELEGQIEQREPALGVEEAVEPGDPAV from the coding sequence ATGAGTTCCGCGGGTCCGCCCGGTCTACCGGACGTGGACGCCATGACACCCGCTGTACTCGTACTGGCCGGCCCCGTCACCAAGGACGAGGTGACAGGGCTCTGCGACGACGTGCGCGCGCTGCTGGAGGAGTCCGGCGCCGGGGTCGTGGTCTGCGATGTCGGAGGGCTCGGGCCACCGGGCCTCGGCGCCGTCGACCTGCTGGCCCGGCTCCAGCTGGCCGCGCGGCGCTGCGGCGGCCGGATACGCCTGCGCGACCCCGACCCCGGCCTACATGCCCTTCTCGACCTGGTCGGTCTCCGCTTCGAGCTGGAGGGGCAGATCGAACAGCGGGAACCAGCGCTTGGTGTCGAGGAAGCAGTGGAACCCGGTGATCCGGCCGTCTGA
- a CDS encoding sigma-70 family RNA polymerase sigma factor, with amino-acid sequence MSNTATTTDLDTTLERHRVELTGYCYRMLGSSFEAEDAVQDTLVRAWRSYDKFEGRSSVRSWLYRIATNVCLDMLSAGNKRARPMDLTESTPLAQAALSPRPDHTWLEPMPDARVLPTVEDPAEAAVAKESVRLAFMAALQQLPPKQRAVLILREVLAWKASEVAELLGTTVASVNSALQRARATLAEQQQPGGEATVSDPLDEEQQKLLERYVAAFEGYDMTALTALLHEDAIMTMPPFDLWLTGPADITGFMTTLGASCAESRLVPVQANGLPGFAHYKPDEENGGYTAWAVQVLEISDGRITGFHCFLDTKRWFPLFDLPLQLEAETDQVEKGM; translated from the coding sequence ATGAGCAACACGGCGACCACGACGGATCTCGACACCACGCTGGAGCGGCACCGGGTCGAACTGACCGGGTACTGCTACCGCATGCTCGGCTCCTCCTTCGAGGCCGAGGACGCGGTGCAGGACACCCTGGTCCGCGCCTGGCGCAGCTACGACAAGTTCGAGGGCCGCTCCAGTGTCCGCTCCTGGCTGTACCGGATCGCGACGAACGTGTGCCTGGACATGCTGAGCGCGGGCAACAAGCGCGCCCGCCCGATGGACCTCACCGAGTCCACCCCGCTGGCCCAGGCAGCCCTCTCCCCCCGCCCCGACCACACCTGGCTGGAACCCATGCCCGACGCCCGTGTGCTGCCGACGGTCGAGGACCCGGCGGAGGCAGCCGTAGCCAAGGAATCCGTCCGGCTGGCCTTCATGGCCGCGCTCCAGCAACTGCCGCCCAAGCAGCGCGCGGTGCTGATCCTGCGCGAGGTGCTGGCCTGGAAGGCGAGCGAGGTCGCCGAACTGCTCGGCACCACGGTCGCCTCGGTGAACAGCGCCCTCCAGCGCGCCCGCGCCACCCTCGCCGAGCAGCAGCAGCCGGGTGGCGAGGCGACCGTCTCCGACCCGCTGGACGAGGAGCAGCAGAAGCTCCTGGAGCGCTATGTCGCCGCCTTCGAGGGCTACGACATGACCGCGCTGACCGCGCTGCTGCACGAGGACGCGATCATGACGATGCCGCCGTTCGACCTGTGGCTGACCGGCCCGGCGGACATCACCGGCTTCATGACCACCCTCGGCGCCTCCTGCGCGGAGTCCCGGCTGGTGCCCGTCCAGGCGAACGGCCTGCCCGGCTTCGCCCACTACAAGCCCGACGAGGAGAACGGCGGCTACACCGCGTGGGCGGTGCAGGTGCTGGAGATCTCAGACGGCCGGATCACCGGGTTCCACTGCTTCCTCGACACCAAGCGCTGGTTCCCGCTGTTCGATCTGCCCCTCCAGCTCGAAGCGGAGACCGACCAGGTCGAGAAGGGCATGTAG
- a CDS encoding MFS transporter — MSPASTGASTIVGAVASVPSSDSRTAPGGPGYRRMSLALFLAGVATFALLYSTQALLPLISGDFGVTAGEASWTVAAATGGLALFVLPMSALSERFGRRTVMTASLAVAVTIGLLVPFAPNLTALVVLRAVQGAALAGLPASATAYLAEEVRPKALITAIGLFVAGNSVGGMSGRVITGWVAQEWGWRVAVGVIGALAVACAVAFRLLLPAPRHFVAGSLKPRVLARTVRDHLADPLLRRLYAIGALFMTVFGGVYTVIGYRLTEAPFGLPQGVVGSIFLVYLVGTVSASTSGRLVGRLGRRGALYAAGGTTAAGLLLSLANSLPLVLLGLVLITGGFFAGHAVASSAVSRTATRGRAQAAALYQSAYYVGSSAGSTVGALAFHASGWSGTVGVGLLAVLGVVTITVLGSRAARLERRALAAAA; from the coding sequence ATGTCTCCCGCCAGTACCGGGGCGTCCACCATCGTGGGCGCCGTCGCATCCGTCCCCTCCTCCGACTCCCGTACGGCCCCGGGCGGCCCCGGCTACCGCCGGATGAGCCTCGCCCTCTTCCTGGCCGGAGTGGCGACCTTCGCGCTGCTCTATTCCACCCAGGCCCTGCTGCCGCTGATCTCCGGCGACTTCGGGGTGACGGCGGGCGAGGCGAGCTGGACGGTGGCGGCGGCGACCGGTGGTCTGGCGCTGTTCGTCCTTCCCATGAGCGCGCTGTCGGAGCGCTTCGGCCGCCGTACGGTCATGACGGCGTCGCTGGCGGTCGCGGTGACGATCGGACTGCTGGTCCCCTTCGCGCCGAACCTGACCGCGCTGGTCGTGCTGCGGGCGGTGCAGGGCGCGGCGCTGGCGGGTCTGCCGGCGTCGGCGACGGCGTATCTGGCCGAGGAGGTCCGCCCGAAGGCGCTGATCACGGCGATCGGTCTGTTCGTCGCGGGCAACAGCGTGGGCGGGATGAGCGGCCGGGTGATCACGGGCTGGGTCGCCCAGGAGTGGGGCTGGCGGGTGGCCGTCGGGGTGATCGGCGCGCTGGCGGTGGCGTGCGCGGTGGCGTTCCGGCTGCTGCTGCCGGCGCCGCGGCACTTCGTGGCGGGCTCGCTGAAGCCGCGGGTGCTGGCCCGAACGGTCCGCGACCACCTCGCCGACCCGCTGCTGCGCCGCCTGTACGCGATCGGCGCGCTGTTCATGACGGTCTTCGGCGGTGTGTACACGGTGATCGGCTACCGCCTGACGGAGGCGCCGTTCGGGCTGCCGCAGGGCGTCGTGGGCTCGATCTTCCTGGTGTACCTGGTGGGCACGGTCTCCGCGTCGACGTCCGGCCGTCTGGTGGGCCGCCTCGGCCGCCGGGGCGCGCTGTACGCGGCGGGCGGTACGACGGCGGCGGGCCTGCTGCTGTCCCTGGCGAACTCCCTCCCGCTGGTCCTGCTGGGCCTGGTGCTGATCACCGGCGGCTTCTTCGCGGGCCACGCGGTGGCCTCCTCGGCGGTCAGCAGGACGGCGACCCGGGGGCGGGCGCAGGCGGCGGCGCTGTACCAGTCCGCGTACTACGTCGGCTCCAGCGCGGGCAGCACGGTGGGCGCGCTGGCGTTCCACGCGAGCGGCTGGTCCGGCACGGTGGGCGTGGGCCTGCTGGCGGTGCTGGGCGTCGTGACGATCACGGTGCTGGGGTCGAGGGCGGCCCGGCTGGAGCGCCGCGCGCTCGCCGCCGCGGCCTGA
- a CDS encoding LysR family transcriptional regulator, with translation MEHQQRSQARLSPSSDTEDMAMLLAPRLAYFAGVARTEHVTRAAQEMQVPQSTLSRAMVRLEQDLGVDLFTRRGRTVSLTPAGRTFLTSVERALAEVERAADEVRADADPATGKVAFGFLHTMGWETVPGLISAFRADHPRVRFSLVQNYGEAMLEGLRAGELDLCLTSPVPDAPDLVGRRLDEQKLRLVVPADHRLSSRRRIRLAEAADETFVTLEPGYGLRRITDDLCREAGFKPRVAFEGEEAETLRGLVAAGLGVALLPPPAVPRPGVVELTVTAPRAVREIGVAWLDGHPDTPPVAAFKKFLLSKRGNLLPT, from the coding sequence ATGGAGCATCAGCAGAGGTCACAGGCGCGACTGTCACCGTCCAGTGACACAGAAGACATGGCGATGCTGCTGGCGCCGCGGCTCGCCTACTTCGCCGGAGTCGCCCGCACCGAGCACGTCACCCGGGCCGCGCAGGAGATGCAGGTCCCTCAGTCGACCCTCTCCCGCGCCATGGTCCGCCTCGAACAGGACCTGGGCGTGGACCTGTTCACCCGCCGCGGCCGCACGGTCTCCCTCACCCCCGCGGGCCGCACCTTCCTCACCTCCGTCGAACGCGCCCTGGCCGAGGTCGAACGCGCCGCCGACGAGGTCCGCGCGGACGCCGACCCGGCCACCGGCAAGGTCGCCTTCGGCTTTCTGCACACCATGGGCTGGGAGACGGTCCCCGGCCTCATCAGCGCCTTCCGGGCGGACCACCCCCGGGTCCGCTTCAGCCTCGTCCAGAACTACGGCGAGGCCATGCTTGAGGGACTGCGCGCGGGCGAACTCGACCTCTGCCTCACGTCCCCGGTGCCGGACGCCCCGGACCTGGTGGGCCGCCGCCTGGACGAACAGAAGCTGCGTCTGGTGGTCCCGGCCGACCACCGCCTGTCCTCCCGCCGACGCATCCGCCTGGCCGAGGCGGCCGACGAAACGTTCGTCACCCTGGAGCCCGGCTACGGCCTCCGCCGCATCACCGACGACCTGTGCAGGGAAGCGGGCTTCAAGCCGAGGGTCGCGTTCGAGGGGGAGGAGGCGGAGACCCTGAGGGGTCTGGTGGCGGCCGGTCTGGGGGTCGCGCTCCTGCCTCCGCCCGCGGTACCCCGCCCCGGGGTGGTGGAACTGACGGTGACGGCCCCGAGGGCGGTACGGGAGATCGGCGTGGCGTGGCTGGACGGCCACCCGGACACTCCGCCGGTGGCGGCCTTCAAGAAGTTCCTGCTGTCGAAGAGGGGCAACCTGCTCCCCACCTAG